The DNA window tttacaGTATCTAATCCTTGCTTAAATTCCTTCCTCTCcttccttaaaaaaaaaaaaagcaatggcGTACCTGTTCACAAACACAATAATCCGTAGTGCAGTCAAATTGTTTGCTATTGCCTTGCTCCTAATTATTGCTTGTCAAGCTGCAGGTAGCGTGGTTCCTGATGATCACTCCCGACCACCCATCCCTGGTTGTGATAATGAAGGATACATCCCTCCTTACTGTCCACCCTCACATTAAATGAACTTCTCTGCCCACGAATCATGGTTTCTGTTGAACTTCGGGTTGGAaataatccatatatatatacatatatatttcttatttcctTTCAAGGAGGTTGTGCAATCGTCCCTGAACAACTCTTCTAGGTTTGTCTTAATACTTTGATGCTTGTATCTTTCATAACAAATCTATAACATATATCTGTTTTAGTTCCCtttcttaatttcttttatatttctctCTACTATTTTGCTAAacaataaaagttttaaaaagtttgtATTTGATACCCTTCTAATATTTCTATAGATTCTTGAATTATCGAGGTTTTTTAGAACCAGACTAATTATGGTTGAACGATCAAGCCACCACTTTATCTATTCGGTCGATCTAATTAGTTTATACGgtttgattaaaataaattattaaaaatattttttaaaaatcgatTTAATTCTCGATTCAAACTGGTTTTTTAGCTTGATCCAACAAGTCATTTATAGTTCACAAATCAACCGATCAGATATCTCTCTTCAACTCAATACTTCAATTGGTTCTCAATTCAATCTAGTTTTAATATCTATTTAAATTACACTAAGTGATGGAGatattaaatttcacatttgaTGTAATTTTATAATGTggctttttttaaagaaaaatcagaCTCAaggccagttcttcattgcttttgaaaagtgcttttgaaaagtttagtttaaaatttgagtgtttagcattgctgtcaaacATGTTACTCAATTGAAGaccatttattatattatttgattattcAAGACCATTTTAGTATTCATTGAATTTATGAATTGTTCATTAAAACATGTTACTCAATTGAAGAcaacaaaatttattaaatatcataatattataacatttatctaattatttattttaaaatatcattaaaatatctCATGCTAATTCACCATTTtgcctttataatctttaaaaattttattcttgaattatcacttattttgataaaattataatttagtctctCATAATTCTCcatttattcaatctagtccttattcatccatttttcttattttctataCTCTTCCACCCTTAATATATTTGCATTATTGGCCcttcatttttttcatatttatattttaatcccttaaatttttaaatatttacatttgGACTACAAAACTTTTCATatctttacgatttagttcttggctcaaattaatattttgcagcatacttattattttgtttttctttaaccGTGTAAGTCTTTTtgcataatttataaataataacataacacTTTAtggttaaataaaagaaaaaacagtagatgtcatgtaaataaatattaatcattttatttaaatataattaattataaataaatgctaaaaccctaaatttaatACCTTAAACTTCATACTCTATCCCGAGATCTTAAACTCTAAACTCTTAAACCCAAGATCGTAAATACGAGAGATGTTAATATTTATTTGTAGCACTTAcctttaatgtttaattatatttaaataaaattgtgAGTATCTATTTACAGGtcttccatttttttatttaatttaatgatgatATATTGTATTAATATCTATTGATGGTGCATGAGACTTATGTATGAACAATGCATCTaatattgtaaatattttcataaatgtaTGGCATTTCAAGTCTCATAATtctaaaaacttattttttatattcgtaaaaaaaattaagaaaattatagCCGTAgcttaattttcttatttaaatatttgtaacTTGTAGTGATTGAAATCCAATAAATAGACTTACAAAAAGAATTGTTCTTTCATATTGATGTCTctcattttattataaatttatttaattttataataaaatataattaaccgTTGATTCACAAGCTGAATGGATAAAGCTGTATAGCATAGGTTTAAAGTGTTTCAAAATTGAAGTCGATATGTATTCAGAACATTAAGTTATTACATGTTGAAAGGAAAAAGTGAAGCAAAATAGCAAATGAAACATACATAAAATTTGGAGGATACATATGGAGGAGGAGATGGTTCAAGCCAAGGAAACAAGTCAGTAGAGTAAGAGAGCAGCAAACAACAAACAAAAGGTGCCACGCACAAATAAGAGATATTTCCTGGAAACTTTGCCACAGCCTCCAGGGTTGAATAGCAATAGAAGAATCGGGTTCCACAACCAAAGCAGCTTTACCCCATGCGAAATGAGAATGTTAAAACTTCAATAGTGGAAAGGGGGGAAGAAGAAGAATGTTTCTATTgagataaacatatatatataatgagaaACGCACTTCCAAAGTTGAAACACAGCTAGTCAAAAAGGAATTAATACTAATCGAGGGATGGAATATGTTTCAAATCTATCCAAGTGTTTCTATTTCCACTTTCTTTGACATCTGAACGTAAGCTTGTATGGAATTTCATCTTCAGGCAATCACTCTTTTTCTTACTTCTTATTCCACTCACCACCAATGAATCTACCCAACATATAAATTTTctgtatttataattatatatatggtattattttcttcttttctacctaaacaaaataaatattattgcacataaaaaatatttaaataagacATATTGGCTGTATTATAGACATGCCTATCCATGTTACTACACTTGTCTCTTTTTTTATGTACCTTTTGAAGGTGGGTAAGAAGAATATAGAAGGGAAATAGAAAAGAGAGGAAAACAAGCGAAGGAAAAGTAcactgtttttcttttcttctgtttttattgtattatagatttattttataattttttttgtattaattacttttttacgttttttttttgtattaattcAAAAGTGGAGTTTCGTTAAAAAATGAAGAGAAGCAATGGATGGATGAAGAAATTTCTACATTTTTCCTTAAAATatcttatattaattaattaaatgttaaaatatcttataaaataataaaatattcaaccaaccaaatttcaacacttttcatcCTTAATTATTATACCATATAATTATCTAATTTGGGTATTGACTATTTTACCCTTCATGTTTCTTCAAAATCTCATCCTTGAGTCACTACTCGCTTTGgtaaaattcaattttagtccctctTATTTCTACacgtattcaatttagtccttgcatGACAATTCCATGCCataaaaaaattgagttattTTCATTCTTGATCTTTAACTTACTCAtgtttacattttgacccctcaaattttgaatactATACTTAAGCCATAAGCTTTTCACAGTCATTGCTTTAAATTAATGTAACACAACATACgtcttaattcaatttttttttattggtaGCACTCAAcctttcttttatcatctttataCCATTTTTTCACTCtaccaaaaaaatcaattatacacCATTTAATTTGATACCGTTTTCCAATATGCCCAATGTAAAGGTGCATGCTGGATGAATCCCATAAAAAAGAGTTGATGAATTTATGCAATATCATCCCAAGTACTTAAGAAGGGAGAAAAAAGACACTGACATAGAAGAAAGGTAAAGCCTGAGTCAGTGTTTTAAGAAGGACCTCTTTATCTGTTCTTCCAACCAATGATGGTTTGCTCAACCTGAAagaaaaattgttttaatattaaatgtaaaaagaaaatacaattgGATTAATTACTTGCTGGAAATGGAAGGGGGCCAAAACTGTTGGGCCTTTCCGGCGTTTCAGCCCATGAAATAAGAGGGCAAAGAATGGCCcaaaaaattgaacaaatcaCTCGCTTTCCTTCTTCCATTGACGTTTAAGCATATAAAAAAGCAGGCGTTTTTCTCGCTAATTTCACGTGacagtgattttttaaaattttatttaaaaaaatcagatGGAAAGCAATTTATATGCTGGGACCCCTGACGTGGCATCAATAAATGCCGATAAATTTAAGAGATAAGAAccgaatttttaaattaaataaatagaatttgcaaaaaaaaacaaaaagaagaagaagaagaagaaaccctAACATTTTGAGAGATCTGAAAGCCTTATTGTTGTCAGGTGAGGCAGGGGAATCTTGCTCAAGTTCAAAGCCACTAGTTTTCCATCTCAAGTAaggattttttttctcttttatttattggGTTTCGCATATTTATGCTTACCTTTAAAGCCTTTGACTTTTGCATTTGCTTTGTGATTTGGTTATTTGATAGGTTCTTTTTTTGAGATTTAGTTAttggaatgatttttttttcagaaGCTGTTAGTTTTGGAAATTGAATGTTGATGAAAATCTGCTAAGTAGTTAAGAAATTTGTCGAATTGCAGGTTAAGGATTTTAATTCAGCTGCTAGATGTGGTTTTTTTGGGATATTTTAAGTGCTTGAGTTGAATGGGCACTGTTGATTATGGTTTAGGAATTTATAGGGTTTATGTCGTAGCTACTGGCTACTCTGTTATAATTGGGGCTTTCCTTACCTAATTCTGAACTGTAATAAAGAAATGGGTGAAATGTTTTGGGCAAATGAGGAAGATAAGGCTAAGGTGGAATCTGTTTTGGGCACTGAAGCCTGCGACTACTTGATATTGTTGGCTTCTAAGAACATGTTGTCAGATTTCATCTCTCCACCACCTAGTTATTTGGGTCTGCAACAAAAGCTTTGCGAGGTCGTAGAGAGGTCAAATTGGAACTATGCAATTTACTGGCAAGTGTCAAGCTTGAAATCTGGTGGATCGATCTTGATTTGGGGTGATGGGCATTGCCGGGATCTTAAGCTTGGTGGAGTTGGTGATGCAAGTTGCTCAGCGGATGCCAAATTGGAAGGGGTTGAAAAGATAAATGAGGTGAGAAAGCAGGTACTCCAGAAGCTTCGTGCATGCTTTGGTGGGTCAGAGGAGGATAACTATCCTGCTAAGTTGGATGGCGTGTCAGATAGGGAAATGTTTTATCTCACTTCGATGTTCTTTAAATTTCATTGTGATGCATCATATGGTCCTGCAGAATCCTATAAGTCAAGCAAACCAATTTGGTCCTCAGATTCGAATTGTTGTTCAGATCATTATCAATCAAGATCATTTCTAGCTAGGTCTGCTGGATTGCAAACAGTGGTTTTTGTACCTGTGAAGTCTGGTGTGGTTGAGCTTGGATCCATCAATTTGATTCCTGAAGATCAGAATGCTGTGGAGACGGTGAGTGCTATGTTTGGTGGATCCAGTTCTGTACAGGCAAAAACTGTACCGAAGATATTTGGACGTGAACTAAGTTTGGGTGGTTCGAAGTCTCAGTCGATTAGTATTAACTTCTCTCCAAAAATGGAAGATGAATCAGGCTTCATGTTGGAATCTTACGACGTTCAAGCTCTAGGTTCCAATCAAGTTTATGGTAACTCTTCTAATGGATGTCAAGGTGATAGTGAAGCAAAGTTGTTTCCACAGTTGCTTGTTGGAGGTCTGAATACACAAGCAAGAATTTCTGGCGTGGAGCATCCTAAAGATGACTCACCTTCTTTACCTGATGAGCGGAAACCAAGGAAGAGGGGAAGGAAGCCAGCCAATGGGAGAGAAGAACCATTGAATCATGTTGAAGCAGAGCGACAGAGGCGGGAAAAACTTAACCAGCGATTCTATGCATTAAGGGCTGTTGTCCCTAATATCTCTAAGATGGACAAGGCTTCTCTGCTTGGTGATGCCATTACCTATATCACCGACCTCCAGATGAAGATTAGGGTCTTAGAAACTGAGAAGGAGATGGTAAACAATGGGCAAAAGCAGTTGTCAATGCCTGACATAGATTTCCAGCAAAGGCACGAAGATGCAGTTGTGACAATGCTTTACCCTTTGGATGCTCACCCAGTCTCTAAAGTCTTAAAAGCTTTGAAGGAAAATCAAATTACAGCACGTGAATCTGACGTATCAACAACAGATAATGACAAGATTGTCCACACCTTCACCATTGGAGCCCCAGGTGGTGCTGCCGAACAATTGAAGGAAAAACTGTTGGATGCTTTATCTAAATGACCAATCAGGTAACAGTTGTGTTGATAATGTGCATCTAAGCGAATGCTGTGCATCAACTTGTAGAAAAATGGGATTCTGCAGTTACTAACAGATTAGTGGCTAGTGCCTTTTGTTTCAATGAATCATATGTACCTTAGTTCTTTTAAAAGATATGTACCCCCCAGAGTGCATGGATTAGATGCATGACAAGGGAACACTCTTAGCTTGTACTACATCTTAAAGACTTCCAATTAGAAATTCTATCAGGGGTTGTGGCATAGAAGCTTATATTTCCTTGTGTTGGTTTGCAAGTTGCAATCTGTATACCATTACACTTCATTTGTATTCCTTGCATAATTTTTCTAGTTCCTCTTCTCATATTGAGCTAGAATTAAACTTTTCTATATATGAACAGTTAAATGTTAAATAGCCAACAAAAATAGATGAAGCCTACGCTTGATTATGATAATTCATCAAGAAAGTAGGCACAGCCATCTCAGGCAGCCACTTGCTCCATAAATTTAAGGTGTGACTATCTTGTGAATGCAGACATGTTTTCTGGCCTCTGAAGTCAGAACCCTTCATTGTTCAAACAGCGTATGGTTATTTATTCAGGAAATGACTTGAAATATTCAAATCAATCTTTAAAGTTTTGTCAAATGATGCGGTCGTTGCCTTGTTCTAAATTCATGCCGTTGTTTGATTTTGAAGTTTGGAATAAGATTGGCCAAGACTGTTGCGGGTTGATTTGAagccttttttgttttttgttctttttttaacCAAAAACTCTGCACCTGAAGGCATACAAGAGTAGGAAAAGGTTCTTTTCGAATTTATTAGCACAGATGATTTCATTTCAATTAGCAATAAAAACAAAACTATGTTCTCTCTTTCATTCTCTCTACTTTCCAATatagtttgttttgtttttttcacATTATATAATTTGTGGGGGTGGATATAGATGATCAAACCATGACTACATtcttttgaaaacaaaataaacaagtacTATTGTCAAACATTTCCCACTTTTACGACTGTGTGAAGGTGCCGTGTTGTTGATCAGTTCCAACTCGTTTCAGTCATCAAACCATGGCTTAGTCAAATtcagaaattttattaaaaagtcCTTTAAGGTTGCAGTCAAACCGCACCCATAGAATAAACATGGGGGAACACGGCTCAATATATTGCTATAAATCCATAACCCCCTTGACAATTCTCAGCCAATTCAGCATATCAACTCTCTCCTCAATACTCGAGCTAGAAAACACTGAAAATATACAcaaggaaaatatttttttcccaaaacaaAAAAAGGGATGGCATTCTCCAATAGGAAAAACCTATTCAGAACTCTATTGGTTTTGTCGTTATTAGTAGCTTGGATTCAAGTTGGAGCAATGAGGCCACTGGATGGGGAGCTTGTGGTTCAATCACTCCCTCGAGGACCGGTGACACCATCGGGTCCCAATCCATGCACCAACATCCCTGGAAGAGGAGGTGGCGTCTGCAAGCTGGGTGTCATTAACGTAGCCGGTAATGTTATGCACTCTCCTGCTGTATTTCCCGGCGTTGTGGCTGAGTTTGGGGTGGCTTCCACTGCCAAGAGGTCTCATGATGAAGACATGAGCTCTTAATAGCTAACAACTTAAGCAatccaaaactcaaaaatatacATACTAATCTGATCAAAATTTTCTACTTTCTGTATTTTTTTCATCATATACTTGTAAATTCTTTTCATTATTCTTTCTTGGGACAGCCAATCcaaataatctttttttttggttGAGAACCAACTTTAATTGAcatttattgaaaatatataatcgattatttgttaaaaaaaaaaacattttctttACCCTTTTCATTTCTAATGTTGAatgcttattttatattttaatgaacAAAACGCAGAAAACAACACATCAAACagttagaaaaaattattttgtgttGTGCCAAATAAATAACTTATAACaccattaaaaaaacaaattacaacAGTTGGAATTTGATTAAGTTAAATTAGAAGCCTAAATGgttttaatatactttaaacAGCTTCAATTGTCAATTGATgactatttaaatttaatcattttcttgtccttgaaattgaaaattggaattagatattaaagcAGGAGCATCGATATTTATGTGTCATGTTCAACAAATAGCATGTTTTATTCACAATTCATCTTGTGTTTAGTAAATGCTCAATACATCACAAAGAAGTCAAAGAATTAATAGGAGAAAGAGAGCCTCAATCGATGAACATCAACACACTAAACTTCGGCTTataggtttaaataaaaaattttattattaaaaaatagactta is part of the Gossypium hirsutum isolate 1008001.06 chromosome D11, Gossypium_hirsutum_v2.1, whole genome shotgun sequence genome and encodes:
- the LOC107924232 gene encoding transcription factor bHLH3, translated to MGEMFWANEEDKAKVESVLGTEACDYLILLASKNMLSDFISPPPSYLGLQQKLCEVVERSNWNYAIYWQVSSLKSGGSILIWGDGHCRDLKLGGVGDASCSADAKLEGVEKINEVRKQVLQKLRACFGGSEEDNYPAKLDGVSDREMFYLTSMFFKFHCDASYGPAESYKSSKPIWSSDSNCCSDHYQSRSFLARSAGLQTVVFVPVKSGVVELGSINLIPEDQNAVETVSAMFGGSSSVQAKTVPKIFGRELSLGGSKSQSISINFSPKMEDESGFMLESYDVQALGSNQVYGNSSNGCQGDSEAKLFPQLLVGGLNTQARISGVEHPKDDSPSLPDERKPRKRGRKPANGREEPLNHVEAERQRREKLNQRFYALRAVVPNISKMDKASLLGDAITYITDLQMKIRVLETEKEMVNNGQKQLSMPDIDFQQRHEDAVVTMLYPLDAHPVSKVLKALKENQITARESDVSTTDNDKIVHTFTIGAPGGAAEQLKEKLLDALSK
- the LOC107924233 gene encoding uncharacterized protein, with translation MAFSNRKNLFRTLLVLSLLVAWIQVGAMRPLDGELVVQSLPRGPVTPSGPNPCTNIPGRGGGVCKLGVINVAGNVMHSPAVFPGVVAEFGVASTAKRSHDEDMSS